AAAGCAAGGAAGCTCTAAATACAAATTCAAGGGTTCAAGGAATTAATGTCCTAAATGTTTAGTCTCACGTTTTTTGTTGTCTTTTGTAGTGTTGGATGTCAAGGCATTTGAGAGATTGCTCGGCCCCTGTATGGATATCATGAAAAGAAATATCGCAAACTACGAGGAGCAACTGGTAACCCTGTTTGGAAGTAACACAGATATTGAGGAACAAGATGCATGAGTTTAAAGAGATGAACCAGGACAAAGAAGCTGACGATGAAGATTTTGGCCACAGTGCGGGTGCCAGATGTCTTGTAATTCCTCTTACTCTTGCAAATATTGTTTTACATTCACACAATGTGAAACAGTGTACATCAAAGATAGCGATTTAAAAGTGATAagctcaaaatgtatgtgtactTCCAGAAAACAGAGGAATTTTCTCACAAGGCAGTGTTCATTCTGACATTTTGAGCATAACCATCATGCTTGTATGACAATGTAATGCTCATGTTTTCACCTCTTGTTCACAGTTCACACTATGTTATTTTCATGAAACATCACATAGACACGACTATGTTACTGTTAACTGATGACACTTGTTAATATAAGGGCAGTTCTGTATTTCAGGACCGTTGGTGTTACTCATTCTCATGATCTATATCATTTTTTCCTTCTGTTCCAAACTCATGTGCCAAAGGTTGTGAACTCTGTGAAACGCTTGTTGTTTTATGTGATCTTCATGCTTCAAAGTTTGCCTGCCAAGCTTTTTGCATTGGGGATGAATCTTCATTGCAACAGTTTGTCTTTACAAAGATATAAATCTACAAGGGCCCTATGGCTTACATTTTAATATAACATCCATGTATGAAAAATGTGCTTTCCCTGTTTATGGGCGAGATTTTAATTTGGAGACAAATTGCATTACCTGCAGTGCATTTACACTGTGCTTTGTGGTTTTTGAATCTCAAGCACCTCAAATGCAGTTAAGTAAATATTTTGTTTTCGGCTTTTGAGCTAATTTTACTTTGAATTGTCACTTATGAATTCCAACATATCTGAACAAGAATACTGCAAAATAGTTTCACATTATGTGACATGGAAGAGATTTGGTAGTAACAATGCTCAACAAGTTAACAAAAAGGGTAAAAGACTGTGTTGGGAGATATAAGTGAACATGTTTATATTGCACTTTGATGCTAGCCTCATAGACAGGTACTTGTTGTGATTGCTCATTATCTTTAGTCAGTTtttatgtttaaaatgtcatgttTGACTCATCATTGCCAGTTTAGCATATATCACCAGTATAGAGTTGTTATTGTTGatagtttgtttatttaaaaatgtgaaaatatttcATATTACATTTTAAATATAAGGGCATAGCATAGTGTTGTCATCACCTGACCTTGTTagacttttttttaatgttttacaCACCTCTTTATTACCACACATACATTACCACAGGACTTGGaacatttgatatgttaaacacagctctcagtgtgtgtcagtgctttTCTGCAGACAAGCATGAGATGGATATGACAAGCTAATATAGCTTGTCTCTGTCTCATGTAATAATGAACATATCTGTCCATAAACATTAAGTATGTCCCTTTTGCCTTTGAGGTATTATTACCTTGCTTCTTACTTGCAATACTTTAGAGTTGTTAGTTTTCATTTCTACTGTGCTTTCAACCAGTACTGCTCcccattgtcttcagtgtattAAATTATGACATTTCTGTGGCCAGTCTTAAAAACGCGGTTGTAGTTGTAGCCATTCCATTCGAGGACATTGCTAAGGTTATTTATTATCGTCTACCTCTATATAAATAACACAACACCTTCACGTGTTGCTTTTCAGGGCATGTCGTCTCATCGAAGAGCAACTCCCACTGATAAActgtttctttattttttatgtgcAGTTGTCATGTCACCTTAGAACTTGGCTTGTTAATCTGCCACTGAATTGAAACCTAAAATTTAACTGACTTTTGAAATTATTTACTTGTTTTGAACCACCATTTTCTGTCAGAAATATTGTTATTACAATGGAACTACTGTAGGTTTGTGTTGGCAGTGCTGTTTAATTTAATGTAATGAAGCTCAAAGGTCTACAGAGGTCTCTTAATAATGCCAGAGTGTAATATGTTGTCAGTTACATTTAACTTTCCATGAAAATAAACTTGTTTTCTATTGAAAAAATCCCCTTTCTTTTCTCACTCTCCTGCAATTGCCTGATGGGATACACATTTAGTTAAGGCAAGAGGGAAAAGATCTTGTTAACCTACTGTGATCCCACTCTTATACAAACCCTTTCTTGACGTCATACTGTATTTAACCCATGTATTATGGCCATAAGATTATAAAGACAGAAACCAGTGGTACACTGACCATCGGGCTTACAGGGACGATTCCTAGACTATCACGGTATCTGTGGAGCTGGTggacatataaatatatttatgcaTCCTGCTGTTACTACATTGCCCCTTTGTCTCACAACATGCAGCAAGCAATTACAACTATCAAATTTAGAATTCAGAACAGTCAACTGTCCACAAGCATTTAATATGAGGATGTTATAGTCGGTTGATCTAACAAAGAAAAAGCTTGCAGAAGCATCATCCAATAAAGGTCTCAATGAATCTAACGGGCGTATACAGTCAACCAATGACTGTTTCAATAACAAACCTCAGCATGTCTTATGTTATGTATCACGGACAGACCAATGGCCATCCGTAGCTTTTTTATTGACGCTAACGTCATCCAATGGTGTAGTGTTTCTAAAAGTAATCGGTCCCACCCCTTCAGCGGATGCCAGAGATACTCGGTAATGGCGACAGGTTTGGTAAGTAAGAAAGTTAGCAATAGATCTCTTTTAAACAAAAGAATGACAATCCTAACCGAAATGAGAAATCAGAATTTAAGTTATAGGTTATGACAAATGTGTTGCTTGAAATTACTGCTATGTTTTTGGTCGATGGCAAATGACAAGTTGATTAAGATcgatttttttcattgtgacgtttgttgttttggttgtAGCTAGTTAGTTGCTAGCGAGTTCGTTGGACAGGTAGTTAATCGACCTGCAATCTCGAAAATACGTTGATACGCTTTGTTGTCCTTTAAAATGTCTTTCgacattttgtttcattcaTTTCAGGGCTTAGAACGAAGGGGCTATAGAAGAGTGCTCATGTCTCAACTTGTTGACATtcttttgtttacaagttagaAGCTCGCCCCTACATTTTGGCGTTCCTTTTTGTCAATAGCCTGTTCAAGGAGcaacaattgttttttttacttgttTGAATCTAACATACGGTTTGGATTGATTACAAGCGGTCATGTATTTTGCGAACAAAAGACATGACACCGTCGTTGAATTTACGATTGGACTGCTTCTATGTTAGTATATTAGGCTAcgttatatatttatttaatcgCCCTTTGCTCAGTGAAAACTAGCAATGTATGAATGAATGTTACTATCGACCCAGTCATCTCACGAGAATATTAACTGTTGTCGTCGGTATTGTCTATTTTTCCATTGTATCTCGATTGACAGATGTGAATGTTTTCATTCGACAGGATTCGACCTGCCCAGAATCAAttcagtttttgttgttgttagaaATTGAACCGACGTGTAAAATGTGACTGTGGAAAAATATTGTTAAGCAAAGATATATTCGAAAATATGTCAGGCTAATTCATTTCACTGGAATGTTCAGTTTAATCCGACTGTTATTGATCTCGTCTTGTTACGCAGTTATGAATGAATGAGTAGGGAAGCGCATGCGCGAAGTTCTTAAAGTTTATAAACAAGCCTTGCATGCAAGAGGTCACATGACAGCTCTTTTTCGAAACGAAGACAGAACGTACGCAAACAAAGAACTTAATTCACAGAGTTTTGCTCTTTCTTACCCAAACAAATTGTCGTTGAGGCCCTTTTCATTCGTTTAATTGAAGTCATTTCGCATATTTGTCAAAGCAATGATACTTATCACGAACAACACTGATATTTCGATATGGTTCGTGCAATTGCAATTTTTTTCGTGGTCTTCAGTCGTTAATGACATAATAAtacaataaataagtaaattaaTACATTAACGTTTATTATACTTATGTTTCACACGTCTTTTTTTCGTCAGTCAGGCAAACTGACATGGCGTAATATGGTGTGGGAAATGAAAACTCATTCGGTGCCAGAGAGAGTTTTGGAATCGCAGGTGGAGACTGTAGGTATGGATGAGGCCTTCGACATGCTAAAGTGCAACGAAGATCTGCCTTCCTCTCCAGGATGCCCTTCCACTGAGAGTCACATGGAATATGGTAAGCTATTGCATAATATTCTTGATATCAATCAATCAGATGAATGTTGCACATTATTGCATGTCCTGACCTAATAAATATGGCTCAGCATACAGTTCTTATCAGAGAAAacaatatttgaatatttgatacattctctctgtatgtgcaataacccagtctgacgCCGTTAGcctagcataattcactggaagtggatTAGACTAGTTAGCCTATAACTCCCTTTTAGCTACAGGTCTTCAAATGAATTATGCTACATGTAAGTTAGGTTAACCCAAGAAGTTGGTGTGTTTCTTTAAGATAACAAAATGTTGTGGATATGAACTTCTGAAGAGCTGTTCCTGTGTTAACTGTACAGATGACCTTCCGGAGCTGCAGGAGGTGCAGGAGGACCAGGCCTCTCCGAGCGTGTTCCAGGTCGAGGCAGGCGTGTCACACCAGGAAGGCCCTGGGGAGGCCTGGGGCAAAGGGGTGGATGGAGCCTCCTCCCCTCACACCAACACCAACTGGCTGGCAGAGCTGGCCAACATCGCCACGAGCCCACAGAGTCCCCTGCTACAGAACGCCCCCCACAACAGGTCATACATACagttacaaatgagttataatgGCTAATTACGTCATTTAATAAAGTAAGGTGTCATGCCCACACCCATGCACAGCACACTTGAGGATACATATGTCACATAGGCATGGTACTGAAACCGATTACATAACAATTGTTATTTCAAGTGCATAGACATTAAATGCATCATGGCATTTTCTATACACATGGACAGTCTTTGGCTGGTATGGCGGTAAGCATATGGAATGTTTATCATACCTTTGGTCTCATttccgtttgtttgtttgtttgttgttaccCTCAGATCCTCCCCTGTGCACATCTTTGCCACGAGTAACAGTTTACATTCCTACGCCCGGCCCCCCCAGGCTTCCAGTGCCCCGAGTCCGGCCCGGACCCATATGAGGGAGCGCAGGCGTGTCAGGGTACAAGCCTTCATCCCCTCACAAACACCCCCACATCCACCCTTCTCACACTATTTGTGCTGTAAATGTGATATTTGTGTCCCTTTGAATGCCACCCCTTAGGCCAGCAGCGAGTCAGAGTCTGGTAGCTTCTGCATGTCCTCGTTATCAGACGATGATGACATGGGATGGTCTCACTCTTGGCCCTCCACAGTCTGGCATTGCTTCCTAAAAGGTATTGAATGGCACAACAATGGGGCCCTCTTAAACATATACTTACATGGGCACACTAAATTGGCAAAGGAGTTTTGTAGTAACAAATTGAAAGTTTGACTTTTTAACCTACATTTATGTTTATAATACTTTTATTACCTATATATTGAGACCTTCCAGACCCTTGAAATCATCCTAATATTCACAAGGAACATTGCCTTTGAAATAATGCATTGACGAAAATGTAATTGACTTTATAGTGTGAATTGGGTATTTCTAGTGAAAACCATATAAGCCTAGATTTGACATATCCTTTATAATTCACCCTAATTATACAAATGTTTTCACAAATGTGGAAAAAAACACGCAATATCCAGGCAAACTATAGTGCCTCTGTACTACTCTGTTACTAGTGCCATTTAATCCTCAGCGTCGATCTCCCCCTGGCTTGTAATAGGACGTAAAGGTTTAAAGGTTAAACCTGTTTTCAAAAACCACACTgataaaaaaatgtgtgagcAATCAGAGGCATGTCATATTGGACCACAGAACATAGAAAATGTGCTGATCTGTTCTAGCGTCTCCTAGTCAGTACAGTGGGAGTGATTGAATGAACATCAGCCATTTTATGAACTGATATCATATTAATAGAAACAGCCCCCCCTATTGTTCTAACTGTGGTACTGCAACTCATAGTGCAACTCAAAACATGAATTGCGCAATTGCCTGGAGAGGGCTGACATATACATGTAAATACTTCTAAAAGTCATGCATTTCTGCAAGTCTTTAATTCTTTTAACAACCAGGAATGCTTAGGAAATATAGATATTGAAGAAATGTTTAAGAAAATAGTTTTGAATCAAAAGTAAAAAATTGATGTGTTTTatgtatgtttttctttattttgagattagattagattcgattttattgtcattgtgcagagtacaagtacagagacaacgatgTATGGAATCAtagattttattttgaaataggcAGAAAATGTGTTCATTTGATATGTAGCTTAGCGTAGACAACTGTCCTCTGCTATGAAAATCTCCACCAAACAAGGACTGCTGTCAGTTGAGACATTGTATACAATTACAgtatataatgataataacacaTGTGAACTTAACCTTTGTCAGGAACTCGTTTGCGCTTCCATAAGGGCTCCAATGTAGAGTGGCAGGATGTTGAAGACTTAAGCAACTCAGACGACGAGTCAGATGATGAAGGAGGAATGTCATCCATCTCTCCAAAGGTAAAGAACAGCAGCTGAAGAGTACTTGCAATAAATGGCCATTATTTGAGAGTGCATGTCTCTAGAGGCTTGTGGGGAAGTGCTGTTGGCTAAAATTAGCTTCAGGCATGATTCATTGATGCATTACTGTTCATGACAAGCCATTAAGAGAGCAGTCTATTGAAAAGTCAAAacccagagagaagagaaagaaccaAACCAATTGCATTCACATCTACTGCTTGAGAGCAAAACGTCCCCCCTCAATACATTTGGTATATTTCCTGTTTTTGCAGGGCTATGGTTCAGAAGGTCTGAAGTTGGTGGCATTTGAGGAGATTGTGTCCTTCGGCCAATCTGCACTCaaattgacctttgaccctggctCACCAGAAGATGGCCTTTTAACCACTGAGTGCAGATTAGACCACCCCTTCTATGTGAAAAACAAAGGTATGGGAGTCATGTCTCTGAAGAGGCAAAACTGAAGGAGTTTGGTGCAGTGTGAATGGATGATTTGGTTTAGTATCTGACTCTCTGCGAGTGTGCAGAATGCAGTATGTAAGTAGTGTAAGTAGGTGATAACTAATAGAGAGTGCTTGCTATCTCTGACTGAATGCAGTAAGTAGTGTAAGTAGGTGATAACTAATATAGAGTGCTTGCTGTCTGTGACTCTCATGCGagtctcacctgtgtgtgtgtgtgtgtgtgtgtatgtgtgtttgctgtttgtACAGGGTGGTCCTCCTTCTACCCGAGCCTTACTGTGGTGCAGTATGGAATCCCCTGCTATGACGTGCAGGTGGGAGACCTGTGTCTACCTCCAGGGCACAAAGATGCCATCAACTGTGATGACTCTGTTGTGTTTGACACATTCAGAAGGTACAGAGTGGGTTGGGAAAtgaggggtgtgtgtatatgtgtgtgtgtgtgtctgtaagagagagggagattgagATTTTAATGTTTGACTTACAGTTACAGCTATCAGCATTTTAACAGGGTGGTACAGTTATCCTTTTAGATGAGATTATAACctgttttgtttgtgcatgttatGAATAGAGTAGAGGGTATATTGGTGCAAGACTTACATTTCGTTCTGGCCATTTAATTACAGTAACGAGCCATGCACTGCCATTCAGTAATAGGCATGTGAGTGACAATTAACTCCTGAACTTGAGTAACAGTTCATAatagtacgtgtgtgtgtgtgtgtgtgtgtgtgtgtgtgtgtgtgtgtgtgtgtgtgtgtgtgtgtgtgtgtgtgtgtgtgtgtgtgtgtgtgtggatacagTTATGATTTCACCCCTCTGGACTCTTCGGCTGTGTACGTCCTGAGTAGCATGGCTCGCCAGCGCCGGGCCTCCCAGTCAAGTGGGGGCGCTGTCAGCCCAGACTGTGACAAGCTGGGCCGTGACCAGGAGCCCTCCAGTGCTTCCCACAGCAAATCCAATCGCGGCCACAACTCAGGAACAAGCAGCAGCAACACCACGCCCACCAAATGCAAGCGGCCAATGAACGCCTTCATGCTCTTCGCCAAGAAGTATCGTGTGGAGTACACCCAGATGTATCCTGGCAAGGACAACAGGCAAGTAACTCAAACTCCCACGGGGAGCTCATTTGCGTCTCTCTCTAAGATACAGCTAACAAAGGAGAGGATGCCAGCTTGAGAAGAAACACTATTCCCAGTTGTCATAATTATAAGTTCATTTAGAAGGGTTTTGACAAGGCTTGTTAACAGTCATGccacttttcatatttttcagTGTTTCGCCCAACCCAGcagaagttttttttctcttataTAAAACAACTGTCTCTATCCGCTTCCTTCTTCCAGCTCACTGGGATTACAGTTTGGAACAGATGTTTGCAGAATTAGCCATTCTGAGCAGCCCATCCATCAGTGAGCAGCAGGAGTGGCTAAACGCAATAGCGTTGAAATTATGAGTTTACTGTTTGCTATGTAGTTACAACTATGCAGATAGTGCTAAGGCTAGACAAAGCAATACTAACTGTAAAGCAATGCTAGCACACCTAGAAGAGTTGAAGCAGGAGCAAGAAGAAAGTGTAAAATGATTCGTCAAGGGAAAAATACATTATTGCTTTACTACCAACAGGGTTTGGTATAAGCCAAATATATCAGCTTCCAATGATAGTGGCGAAGTAGGAAGCATAGAAATCCCATACTGGTCAGTGTCCAGTGGCTTCAAAATGAACCCTACACCCATTAGGATACAATGGCTGAAAACAGCCCTCAATGGAGAGAGGCCTCTCATACCAGGGtacaaaaaaaataagaccTTGTCATAAAGAAGATGACTAGCGTTTTCCACTGTAATATTAGTATTAATAAAGTGTTACTTATCATTGACCAAATTCACTCAGATCATTTATTTTAGAAAATtatgtgtcagtgtcagtgagGGTCACCTCAGGCCACTGAGTTGGATATTCTGGTGATATTCTGGTAGTCACTGAAAAATGCTCAGCTTGGTTTTAGAGTCTGTTCTGTGTAGTCATAGTTCACCTACTGTACACGGGAAGGGCATGGTATTTCTTCTTAATGTATCTTATTCTTATGCTAAGTTCATAGGTAAGCAGATTGTTGTATTGTTATAAAAGACAAAAACTAATGCAAAATGTTGTGGCATTTTTATCTTCTCTAAACCAAGCTGACACAGAGTTGTAGTCAGAAAACCATACACCCTCCTGAAGTTTTAGAGTGAGCCATGACCTTTAACCAGTGAGAAGCTAAGAGAGGCTGTTTGGATACTGAACCTCAAAGATGTCAAATTGATGGATAGGTGTCAGTGACCTAAGGGCAGCAGGGGATGAAGTGTTATGCTGAAAACTGTGGCTAGCACTATTCTCTCCAAAGCCTGGTAGAATGGAATATTAGGCCTAAACAGCCCACTTCATAATCAGTACTCTTGTTGCTGTTTGGCTAAAATGAAAACAGTGATTGCCCATGGTTCCTGTTATTGATTTTGCACCTGCTAGCAGGCAGTAGCTGCTGCATATaaatggaaacaaacaaaaggcATTACATGTCAGTGGCGTAGCAGAGACTAGCTCCACAGCTATTTAGAAGGTATGGTTGGGGGCCATTCATGTTCTGTCaacaggtaggtgtgtgtgtgtgtgtgtgggaggggttcCCTCATTCATTGCTCTTCGAGAGTTCATACCACCCCTGAGGGGGAGTAGCTCTCAGCCAGCTGGTGATTGACAGCACAAGGATATGAGGAGCGGGCGTTTTCCAAGAACCATCGTGTGGATATTTAGAAAGGCAGCTCAGATATCTCATAGCAAACAAGCAACACATATTTTTGTCCCACAATCCCTTACATATACAATAGACCAGACtccagtgatgtgtgtgtgtgtgtgtgtgtgtctatgtgtgtgtgcgtgcgtgtgcgtgcgtgcgtgtatgtgtatgtgtgtgtgtgtgcatatctacTCTGCTTGTCGGCACAGTGAAAGCTAGAGTGACATGTTGATTATGAAGGCTCTGAAGACTCATGGGCTGTATGTGTGGATTGCTGCAGAACCATTAGCTCACACAGCCAAGACAGCAGGCTTGGTCAAAGACCTCTGAGACTGCACAGTAAACAGAAACTTGGAGCCTAAGTAGCTGGGCTTTGTAATGGAGACACACAGACTCTGAAGAGAGAGACCACTGATCTGTGCAGCCATTATTTAATTCTTATATtaacatttattgtttatgtgttcAGTACATTGGCAATACACTATGAAGTATATTGCATGCTGAAACTAAGGATTTATAATGTAGCCATTGGCGTTTGACAAAAATATTTACTGGATGTTAATATAGTGGTGCTATTCTAAGGCAGCATGTTTATTAAACTTAAAAGACATCATTAGAAGTGATCTTTATTAATGTGAAGATTTTTATCTTGATGTGGTTTTTGACTGTTTCGCCTATTAGGCCTAGGCATCATACTGTTTCCACATAGACCTTTAGGGACAGATTGATTGAGTGCACTGCAGAGGAGAGACATTTTTCATGCACACCTCTGACTGCTGCCCTTTGCCCTTTGGCCCACAGAGCCATCAGCGTGATCCTTGGGGACAAGTGGAAGAAGATGAAGaacgaggagaggaggatgtacACCATGGAGGCCAAGGCTCTAGCGGAGGAGCAGAAACGCCTCAATCCCGACTGCTGGAAACGCAAGAGAACGAACTCGGTAAGAGCCCTGCTACTTATGTGTGTGAACACATGCAGTATCTAGCAGCTTTTTTAATCAAGCTGTTATATCCAGGTGACTACTATTGTGTGTAAGGACTAAAGTGAACTGGCACAGAAATACTTTCTGGAACCCCCAGATGTCAGCCTGTCGCTCTCAGCAATCTTGTTCCATATCAGTTTTGTAATTGGTTAGTTTTGCATGCTGTAGTCTACTGGAGGAATGCACAGGATCTGTTTGTACACTTTTGTGTGCAATGCCTCTAATGGCTCCTTTCATACTTCCCTTTTACAGGGCTCCCAGCAGAACTAGATGCCCATATGCAGGAGATCATCATGGAAACGTGAACTGGACAACAATAAACCGATCCCCTCTCTCCTGTACGAT
This DNA window, taken from Alosa sapidissima isolate fAloSap1 chromosome 11, fAloSap1.pri, whole genome shotgun sequence, encodes the following:
- the hbp1 gene encoding HMG box-containing protein 1 isoform X2 — translated: MATGLSGKLTWRNMVWEMKTHSVPERVLESQVETVGMDEAFDMLKCNEDLPSSPGCPSTESHMEYDDLPELQEVQEDQASPSVFQVEAGVSHQEGPGEAWGKGVDGASSPHTNTNWLAELANIATSPQSPLLQNAPHNRSSPVHIFATSNSLHSYARPPQASSAPSPARTHMRERRRVRASSESESGSFCMSSLSDDDDMGWSHSWPSTVWHCFLKGTRLRFHKGSNVEWQDVEDLSNSDDESDDEGGMSSISPKGYGSEGLKLVAFEEIVSFGQSALKLTFDPGSPEDGLLTTECRLDHPFYVKNKGWSSFYPSLTVVQYGIPCYDVQVGDLCLPPGHKDAINCDDSVVFDTFRSYDFTPLDSSAVYVLSSMARQRRASQSSGGAVSPDCDKLGRDQEPSSASHSKSNRGHNSGTSSSNTTPTKCKRPMNAFMLFAKKYRVEYTQMYPGKDNRAISVILGDKWKKMKNEERRMYTMEAKALAEEQKRLNPDCWKRKRTNSGSQQN
- the hbp1 gene encoding HMG box-containing protein 1 isoform X1, which codes for MTPSLNLRLDCFYSGKLTWRNMVWEMKTHSVPERVLESQVETVGMDEAFDMLKCNEDLPSSPGCPSTESHMEYDDLPELQEVQEDQASPSVFQVEAGVSHQEGPGEAWGKGVDGASSPHTNTNWLAELANIATSPQSPLLQNAPHNRSSPVHIFATSNSLHSYARPPQASSAPSPARTHMRERRRVRASSESESGSFCMSSLSDDDDMGWSHSWPSTVWHCFLKGTRLRFHKGSNVEWQDVEDLSNSDDESDDEGGMSSISPKGYGSEGLKLVAFEEIVSFGQSALKLTFDPGSPEDGLLTTECRLDHPFYVKNKGWSSFYPSLTVVQYGIPCYDVQVGDLCLPPGHKDAINCDDSVVFDTFRSYDFTPLDSSAVYVLSSMARQRRASQSSGGAVSPDCDKLGRDQEPSSASHSKSNRGHNSGTSSSNTTPTKCKRPMNAFMLFAKKYRVEYTQMYPGKDNRAISVILGDKWKKMKNEERRMYTMEAKALAEEQKRLNPDCWKRKRTNSGSQQN
- the hbp1 gene encoding HMG box-containing protein 1 isoform X3 — protein: MSGKLTWRNMVWEMKTHSVPERVLESQVETVGMDEAFDMLKCNEDLPSSPGCPSTESHMEYDDLPELQEVQEDQASPSVFQVEAGVSHQEGPGEAWGKGVDGASSPHTNTNWLAELANIATSPQSPLLQNAPHNRSSPVHIFATSNSLHSYARPPQASSAPSPARTHMRERRRVRASSESESGSFCMSSLSDDDDMGWSHSWPSTVWHCFLKGTRLRFHKGSNVEWQDVEDLSNSDDESDDEGGMSSISPKGYGSEGLKLVAFEEIVSFGQSALKLTFDPGSPEDGLLTTECRLDHPFYVKNKGWSSFYPSLTVVQYGIPCYDVQVGDLCLPPGHKDAINCDDSVVFDTFRSYDFTPLDSSAVYVLSSMARQRRASQSSGGAVSPDCDKLGRDQEPSSASHSKSNRGHNSGTSSSNTTPTKCKRPMNAFMLFAKKYRVEYTQMYPGKDNRAISVILGDKWKKMKNEERRMYTMEAKALAEEQKRLNPDCWKRKRTNSGSQQN